The sequence gggttagggttagggttagggaagtCTGAGTTTGCATTCACACTTGGCCACTAAATATACACATAAATGTTTAAGATCAGCAGAATATACGGAATATCTATAGGGATACATCTCCACAAACACTCACTTAAAGTTTTAAAATCCTATAAGGAAAATGAGtgacagaaagtaaagtctgaaATTACATTCACACTTGCTTCAGTATACTTAAACatacttataaaagttaaagaTCTGCAGGAGACTTTCATTGGCATACACATCTCCATAcaccaaagttttaaaattttataaggAAAACAAGAGGAGCAAAGTGAACTCTGAGTTTGCATTCATGCCTATTTTAAAAATACACGTAAATGTTAAAGATCAGCAGTACACTTCTATAGGCATACATCTACAGACACCGTCACATATAGTTTTAACATTCTGTAAGGAAAATGAGTGACAGAATTTACATCTGAGATTTCATTCACACTTGCCACTAGATGTAAGTATCAATATAAATGTTTGAGGTCAGCAGTACACGtctatacacacactcacctaaattCATACACTTATAGTTGTAACATTCTGTAAGGAAAACGAGCGACAGAAAGTGAAGTCTGAGACTGTGTTCACAATTGCcactaaatataatataaatgtttaaGGTCAGCAGTACACTTCCAtaggcacacacgcacacacacacacacacccacacacgcacacacagtcaAGTTGTAATATTATGTAAGGAAAACGAGCGACAGAAAGTGAAGTCTGAGATTGCGCTCCCACTTGCCTCAGCACATTCGTATAAATGGAAAGTTAATGATTGCCCCCCCCCCATAATGCACCTTACAGCTAATATATGTGTgcacccccccccacacacacacatttatggcATTTCTGTACAGAAGTCCGTGTGAATCCTTCGCCCAAGTGTGTACACTGACGACCATTTGTGTACTGCTCATTTCTTGTAAACGGGTTTCCTTCATGACCAAACCATCAGATCACATACCATGTCAAGAAATTAAACATCTCGCACTTTAACTTAGTGGTTTAAGTCTTTACTCTTTTTTTACTACATGAATATAAAGAATAAATAGTAGTTACTCTTAATTTACATGATTCACTTTTCAAAATTTACCTCTGTGTGCACAGCTGTAAAAAGCTGTCAAATTCTAAATCTCCGCCTGAGGTTCGTGAAAACACAATTTCCAAACAATGGAAAATAGCTGTGAAGTCcttcaaaaataaaagttttttcttcttcttttgctgaAGTTTAATGCTTCGCAGTACGAAGTGCTCttcatataaatataaagatacGTTACAACCAGAATATTGAATGCTCCTCAAATACAGTAGACGCTGGTTATCGCATGTATAATACTGACCTTTTTACATGTATATGAAATGGCCCCACATATACTGAACATTTACATTCGTACACTTGGCAGTGCGTAGCGCCGGGCGCCGCATGCGGGAGCAGTCCGCTTCAGCTCGAACACGAGCATTTGCATTCCGATATGACGGGGTACTGAATGGGTATCCACGTGCACTTCTGTCCTCCTTTGCGCTGCTGGCACCTCCACCTCAGGATGGTGAAATGTGCTGATTTGGCCGGCTTACACACCATCCCTTCGGGGACTGAGCACGAGCGCTTGCTCAAACAGCTGCCCACTTTGACAAACCGAGGCCAAAAGCGGGTGCCCAGGTCACTCCACGTGTACACGACCGGGCAGAAAGTGTACGACCACAGCCAATACTGCAAGCGGCGTCGCAGCTTTTTACtcggtttgtgttttttgttattgcTCATGTCAAAGAAATCCATGGATTTGATGTCCTTTGGCATGGCTTTGGGGGGCCTCTGCTGTAAATTAAGGTCCAACTCGGAAAGTTCTTCGCTCCCCGCGTTTTTTTCCTCTGGAGGTGAAATGGACATGTGCTGAGAGTTATAGCTGCTGCCCAAGATACTTCGGAGTTCTGTCTCGTTAAGGTCCCGTTCCTTGGGGTCGAACGTGGGGTCCGGATGTTCTATAAGATCCACAAGTGGTAAGTTTTCACTGGGGACAGGGCGTAGGTGATAGTAATGCTGACAAAcgcctccatccatccataaacCAATCAATAAAGCAAAAACGCACAAGGACACAAAGCACTGGGGATGATCCATTATCTAATGCAATTAGAATAAGAATAATACACCGaagtacttaaaaaaaagttttatgtgtatatatcagttttagaaaaatctCAAGCATGCATCCACGTTGCCCTTCAGGTAAGGTACTGATTAAGAAGACGAAATCCTTAGGATGGTTTCAATCACACCAGAAGAAAaagagctatatatatatatatatatatatatatatatatatatatatatatatatatatatatatatatatatatatattatcctcTATAAGGTTACACGTTTAGCTGTCTCTTCAGTTGCAGGTACTTCACTGTGGCAATAAAAGAGTTTGTTAAATATGAAGGCAAAGACATAAAGACTTTTCTACTTCATCACAGAGCATGACACATAATTATGTTCCTGGAAATAAAACGAATACAAATTCAGTTTCAAACAGGATAGTAGCAGAGTGATTTCGGCTATTGCGACAGGAGCCTGGAAGCCGGTGCAGCTGTTGCCTGATGCGCAGTCGCAGTCGTCCGCAGGAGTCCGCACAGGACTGAGGTTCGATCAGCAGCTTTCAGCTCTGACTCCGCACTGCTCTGCagatgcattttttctttttgcaagaaGTCAAGCTGAGAATTACCTGGCTCTTCTGATTTATCCCATAACGCTGTGATGTAATATGCGACCCAGAATTTTTAATTTGAAGCCAGAACACCACCTTCTCTCAGAGGGCGTGGTGACGAGTGACGAGGGCGGGGTGGGGGCGGATTAAGTCCGGGGGTTTCGTCTCTGCTTTCGTGTATTAGTGTGCCTGGAATCTTTACGCCCTCTACTGGCGTTCACAAGTTAGTCCATCCTAATCAGCGCGGTCAGATTCCCATTTTACTGTACGGTAGGTTTGTACAGTAGTTTGGGATATTGACACGCTGATCGCGTGGTAATATAAAATAAGCTAATTTGGGTTATTGGTACTTCGATGGCGGAGTTACATAGAATGCACGTTTATAGTCATTTATTTCCAAAGAATGTATTCATGCGGGCAAACATACATGAACACATAAACGTACTGTTCGTATGTTTAACGATAGGTACAATCCACATATTGTATAACTGCCATAGCGGTACATACTCTGACCGTGAATACAACCTTTAAATAACGCATCAAAGCGTCATGTGTCTGAACGGAGAGACGTTTAACCTAAAAAGATGTCTTCTTTGTTGCAAGGAGAAAAAAATCtgtctatatatttattatttagccCATATTAGCAGGGCGATTCCGCATGTGCACTTTGAATACATAC comes from Polypterus senegalus isolate Bchr_013 chromosome 17, ASM1683550v1, whole genome shotgun sequence and encodes:
- the LOC120517425 gene encoding noggin-like translates to MDHPQCFVSLCVFALLIGLWMDGGVCQHYYHLRPVPSENLPLVDLIEHPDPTFDPKERDLNETELRSILGSSYNSQHMSISPPEEKNAGSEELSELDLNLQQRPPKAMPKDIKSMDFFDMSNNKKHKPSKKLRRRLQYWLWSYTFCPVVYTWSDLGTRFWPRFVKVGSCLSKRSCSVPEGMVCKPAKSAHFTILRWRCQQRKGGQKCTWIPIQYPVISECKCSCSS